One window of Trichocoleus sp. genomic DNA carries:
- a CDS encoding Uma2 family endonuclease: MNILTLNLDTVHLTDDQFYQLCQRNRDWQFELSATGELLVMSPVGGESGNKEASLITDVEIWNRQTKLGYVFSSSTIFKLPNGANRSPDVAWIRKDRWEALTLEQRRKFPPIAPDFVIELRSATDALEPLQIKMQEYMSSGVRLGWLINLQDQQVEIYHIGQPIDIQPLPIELSGEDVLPNFSLDLAEL; this comes from the coding sequence ATGAATATCCTGACTCTTAATCTGGATACGGTTCATTTAACCGACGACCAGTTTTATCAGCTGTGTCAGCGCAACCGAGACTGGCAATTTGAACTTTCAGCTACAGGAGAATTACTTGTCATGTCACCTGTTGGCGGCGAAAGCGGCAATAAGGAAGCCAGTTTAATTACCGATGTTGAGATTTGGAATCGGCAAACCAAACTAGGCTATGTCTTCAGTTCCTCCACAATTTTCAAGCTGCCCAATGGCGCAAACCGATCGCCCGATGTCGCCTGGATTCGAAAAGACCGATGGGAAGCACTGACGCTAGAACAACGCCGCAAATTCCCACCGATCGCTCCCGATTTTGTCATTGAACTACGCTCTGCAACGGATGCCTTAGAACCGCTTCAAATCAAAATGCAGGAATATATGAGCAGCGGCGTTCGCTTAGGTTGGTTGATTAACCTTCAAGATCAGCAGGTTGAGATTTATCACATTGGACAACCGATCGACATTCAGCCTTTACCGATCGAACTATCTGGCGAAGATGTATTGCCCAATTTCAGCCTGGACTTAGCTGAGCTATAG
- the rnhA gene encoding ribonuclease HI: MAQQKIQRIYTDGACSGNPGPGGWGTVVYFDDGSIHELGGADPQTTNNRMEMQAAIAALEFLVASGQTEPVTLYTDSEYVKNGVTKWIKGWKQKGWKTSTGKPVLNQDLWEMLDRLNQQASHTIRAFQWQYVRGHSGDAGNERCDTIARAFSLGKLPSLQQATRKDSEEKEMPKRQSATHVTNQPLAETVESSHIIASFTVADSTMVDSINSSTMDGSDLPREVRVAQLRSLVDTLRMSDEIAREGYLITSSELADLMDVNASAVTSRGDNWVWRNWVVSRVRREGNQILWQLERVD, from the coding sequence ATGGCTCAACAAAAAATTCAGCGCATCTATACGGATGGGGCTTGTTCTGGAAATCCCGGACCCGGTGGCTGGGGGACAGTAGTTTACTTCGACGATGGCTCGATTCATGAATTGGGGGGAGCTGATCCCCAAACGACAAACAACCGCATGGAAATGCAGGCAGCGATCGCGGCACTGGAGTTTCTAGTTGCTTCAGGACAAACGGAGCCTGTGACCCTCTACACCGATAGCGAGTATGTCAAGAACGGCGTAACAAAGTGGATCAAGGGCTGGAAACAAAAGGGCTGGAAGACTTCGACGGGGAAGCCTGTCTTGAATCAGGATCTCTGGGAAATGCTCGATCGCCTCAACCAGCAAGCTTCCCATACGATCCGAGCTTTCCAGTGGCAATATGTCCGGGGGCACTCCGGCGATGCAGGAAACGAACGCTGTGATACGATCGCTCGAGCCTTCTCATTGGGGAAGTTGCCTTCCTTACAGCAGGCAACCCGAAAGGATAGCGAAGAAAAGGAGATGCCAAAACGTCAATCTGCCACTCACGTCACTAATCAACCACTAGCAGAAACGGTAGAATCCAGTCACATAATTGCATCCTTCACTGTTGCTGACTCAACTATGGTAGATTCAATAAACTCATCCACCATGGACGGCTCAGACCTTCCCCGCGAAGTCAGGGTCGCTCAGCTTCGCAGTTTGGTGGATACGTTGCGCATGTCAGATGAAATCGCCCGCGAGGGCTACTTGATTACGAGTTCTGAATTGGCAGATTTAATGGATGTTAATGCCAGTGCGGTAACCAGTCGGGGCGACAACTGGGTTTGGCGGAATTGGGTCGTGTCGCGCGTCCGCCGAGAAGGGAATCAAATTCTCTGGCAATTGGAACGGGTGGACTAG
- a CDS encoding thioredoxin domain-containing protein has protein sequence MTNRLANAQSLYLRKHAENPIDWWTWCDEALEKAKQENKPIFLSIGYSSCHWCTVMEGEAFSDPTIAEYMNANYVPIKVDREERPDLDSIYMQALQLITGQGGWPLNIFLSPDDRIPFYGGTYFPVDAKYGRPGFLQVLQALRNFYDNEGVKLRSIKDEILERLQQGAITQGNGELTAELLEQGLLYSTAILASERPGPSFPMIPYAGAALRAARFNLPEAEYDPLETAKQRGLDLALGGIYDHVGGGFHRYTVDATWTVPHFEKMLYDNGQIVEYLADLWALGIKEPAFERAIDGTVQWLKREMTAPEGYFYAAQDADSFVTTTDMEPEEGAFYVWSYADLETLLTPEELAELQAQFTVTPSGNFEGQNVLQRRHPGTLSPSLEIALKKLFTVRYGKPLAEIPTFPPARNNQEAKTYPWTGRIPSVTDPKMIVAWNSLMISGLARSAAVFQNSEYLELAAQAAQFILDHQQVNDRLHRLNYDGQASVIAQSEDYALFIKALLDLHQAILSLKPAIPTLKLEPQPWLDRAIQIQTEFDEFLWSLELSGYYNTDERADLVVRERSYDDNANPSANGIAIANLMRLFLLTEDLEYFDRAEQALMAFSTVMTELPQTCPSLFAALDWFRNPTLIRTTADRIPSFSTQYLPTVAYRSDSNLPEEAIGLVCQGVSCQEPARSPEQMQAQIQKSLARM, from the coding sequence ATGACGAATCGACTGGCGAACGCCCAAAGTCTCTATCTCCGCAAGCACGCCGAAAACCCGATCGACTGGTGGACTTGGTGCGATGAGGCACTCGAAAAAGCCAAGCAAGAGAATAAGCCTATCTTCTTGTCGATCGGCTACTCAAGCTGTCACTGGTGCACGGTGATGGAGGGCGAAGCGTTCTCTGACCCAACGATCGCAGAATACATGAACGCGAACTATGTACCGATTAAAGTCGATCGGGAAGAACGCCCGGATCTTGACAGTATTTACATGCAGGCGCTCCAGCTAATCACCGGACAGGGCGGCTGGCCGCTTAATATCTTTTTGTCTCCTGACGATCGCATTCCTTTTTATGGCGGCACCTATTTTCCGGTCGATGCGAAATATGGACGACCCGGATTTTTGCAGGTCTTACAGGCGCTCCGCAACTTCTACGACAACGAAGGTGTGAAACTGCGATCGATTAAAGATGAGATTTTAGAACGTTTGCAGCAGGGAGCCATCACACAGGGAAACGGAGAACTAACCGCTGAGCTACTGGAGCAAGGCTTACTCTACAGCACTGCCATTCTGGCATCGGAGCGACCCGGACCCAGTTTTCCGATGATTCCCTATGCCGGAGCCGCTTTGAGAGCAGCCAGGTTTAACCTCCCAGAGGCAGAATACGACCCTCTGGAAACTGCGAAACAGCGAGGCTTAGATTTAGCGTTGGGCGGAATATATGACCATGTGGGCGGCGGATTCCATCGCTACACCGTTGACGCAACCTGGACAGTCCCTCACTTCGAGAAGATGCTCTATGACAATGGGCAAATTGTCGAATACTTGGCAGATCTATGGGCTTTGGGAATCAAAGAGCCTGCATTTGAACGGGCGATCGACGGCACAGTGCAATGGTTGAAGCGCGAGATGACTGCCCCAGAAGGCTACTTCTACGCTGCTCAAGATGCCGATAGCTTCGTCACTACAACAGACATGGAGCCAGAAGAAGGCGCGTTCTATGTCTGGAGCTATGCTGACCTGGAAACGCTCTTAACGCCAGAAGAACTTGCTGAACTACAAGCCCAATTCACCGTCACACCATCCGGCAACTTTGAAGGTCAAAACGTTCTGCAACGCCGCCATCCCGGAACTCTATCACCCAGTTTAGAAATTGCACTAAAGAAATTGTTTACGGTGCGCTACGGCAAACCTCTGGCTGAGATCCCCACCTTTCCCCCGGCTCGGAATAATCAGGAAGCCAAAACATATCCCTGGACAGGACGCATCCCTTCCGTTACCGACCCCAAAATGATCGTCGCCTGGAATAGCTTGATGATCTCTGGATTAGCGCGATCGGCTGCTGTCTTCCAAAACTCTGAATACCTGGAACTTGCTGCTCAAGCTGCTCAATTCATCCTGGATCACCAACAGGTTAACGATCGGCTGCATCGGCTTAACTACGACGGGCAGGCGAGCGTTATTGCTCAATCAGAAGACTACGCTCTCTTTATCAAAGCCTTGTTAGATCTCCACCAAGCCATACTCTCCCTGAAACCTGCCATCCCAACTCTGAAACTGGAACCCCAACCCTGGCTCGATCGCGCCATTCAAATCCAAACTGAGTTCGATGAGTTTCTTTGGAGCCTGGAGCTAAGCGGCTATTACAACACAGACGAAAGAGCCGATTTAGTGGTGCGGGAGCGGAGCTATGACGACAATGCCAACCCTTCTGCCAACGGCATCGCCATTGCAAACCTGATGCGGCTGTTCCTCCTCACCGAAGACCTGGAATACTTCGATCGCGCTGAACAAGCCCTTATGGCTTTCAGTACCGTCATGACCGAACTGCCGCAAACCTGCCCCAGCCTTTTTGCTGCCCTTGATTGGTTCCGTAACCCAACGTTGATTCGCACCACTGCCGATCGCATTCCTTCATTCAGTACTCAATACCTCCCAACAGTCGCTTACCGTAGTGATAGCAACTTACCAGAAGAGGCGATCGGGTTAGTTTGTCAGGGCGTAAGCTGCCAGGAACCAGCGCGAAGCCCAGAACAGATGCAAGCCCAAATTCAAAAAAGTCTCGCCAGAATGTAA
- a CDS encoding acetate kinase yields the protein MKILVMNAGSSSQKSCLYQIGDTLPEHPPEPVWEGAIDWTHQQDVAEIKVKTHSGATLKEELPAGDRAQVMAHLLETLWTGEAQVMSSPQEIQAVGHRVVHGGQEYHDSIRITPEVKAAIDRLAVLAPVHNPANLEGIEAIEAILGDVPQVAVFDTAFHSQMPDSATIYPGSYEWVEKGIRRYGFHGTSHRYCAHRAADLLGRNLNDLKLITCHLGNGCSLAAIDNGRSIDTTMGFTPLEGLMMGSRSGSVDPSILIYLMRQEGYSADKLDHVLNKASGLLGISGISNDMRLIHQAIEQGNPRAQLALDIYVHRLRSWIGSMLASLGGLDALIFTAGVGENDPYIRSAACEAFAFLNLKLDPSQNTDRLQDKIISTPDSKITVLVIHTQEDWTIACDCWQLCKP from the coding sequence ATGAAAATTCTCGTCATGAATGCAGGGTCGAGCAGTCAGAAAAGCTGCCTCTATCAGATCGGCGATACTCTACCTGAGCATCCACCTGAGCCAGTTTGGGAAGGGGCGATCGACTGGACGCACCAACAAGATGTGGCTGAAATCAAAGTCAAAACGCATTCTGGCGCAACTCTGAAAGAGGAACTTCCGGCAGGCGATCGGGCGCAGGTGATGGCTCATTTGCTGGAAACGCTCTGGACGGGTGAGGCTCAGGTGATGTCTAGTCCCCAAGAAATTCAGGCTGTAGGGCATCGGGTGGTGCATGGGGGGCAGGAGTATCACGACAGTATTCGCATTACGCCAGAAGTGAAAGCGGCGATCGATCGTTTGGCTGTCCTGGCTCCGGTTCATAATCCAGCAAACCTAGAAGGAATTGAGGCGATCGAAGCAATTTTGGGAGATGTTCCTCAGGTTGCAGTTTTCGACACTGCCTTTCATTCCCAGATGCCCGACTCCGCCACGATCTACCCTGGTTCTTATGAGTGGGTGGAAAAAGGCATTCGCCGCTATGGGTTTCATGGGACGAGCCACCGCTACTGTGCCCATCGTGCTGCCGATTTGTTGGGGCGCAATCTGAACGACCTGAAGCTGATTACCTGTCATCTTGGAAACGGTTGCTCGCTGGCAGCAATCGACAATGGACGCAGTATTGATACCACAATGGGATTTACGCCCCTAGAAGGGCTGATGATGGGCAGTCGCTCTGGTAGCGTCGATCCGAGCATTCTCATCTACCTGATGCGGCAGGAAGGCTACAGTGCCGATAAGCTCGACCACGTTCTCAACAAAGCCTCTGGTCTACTCGGCATTTCTGGAATCTCCAACGATATGCGCTTAATCCATCAGGCGATCGAACAAGGCAACCCCCGCGCCCAACTCGCTCTTGATATCTATGTCCATCGTCTCCGTTCCTGGATTGGCTCCATGCTGGCAAGCCTCGGTGGACTCGATGCCCTGATTTTTACCGCAGGTGTTGGCGAGAATGATCCCTACATCCGATCTGCTGCCTGCGAAGCCTTCGCTTTCCTCAATCTCAAACTTGATCCCAGCCAAAACACCGATCGCCTCCAAGACAAAATTATCTCCACCCCCGACTCCAAAATCACTGTCCTTGTCATTCATACCCAAGAGGATTGGACGATCGCCTGCGACTGCTGGCAACTCTGTAAACCCTAA
- a CDS encoding FdhF/YdeP family oxidoreductase, giving the protein MDAPKPIASDVSNTPSIEPQPEIHQPEIHSNTPESGGGFSVIEYWAEKTLSPDGFKLWQTLTHKSACLSCAWGTGGQKGGFTNEVGEKVQRCMKSVEAIVAELQPPIAEHFFERYSISELQQLTSMEADRLGRLSFPVILRSGSSRYQRISWAEVFAMAEQAFLKEPERVASYSSGRSSNEAAFLLQLMMRALGSNNLADCSDLCHAPSTVGLKQMFGSGTSMVSLESLKQSDCVVLIGSNAPANHPRLMNELIELRDRGGKVIVINPTVEVGLVKFASPAFPIKSLLSGGSDISSLYLQPIPGSDTALFIGIQKSLIEQNLVQWNYLRSHTENWEAIIEQARSIGWQTITETCGISQAEIAAAARMIGRSNAVVFAWAMGITHHENGVDNVHSIGNTALLTGNAGKPGAGTMPIRGHSNVQGFGSMGVTVHLKKEIQEALEKLLDRSLSRVQGYDARALMEAADAGKIDTLFCLGGNLYAANPDLTQAKRAFSQIETVFYVATKPNLGHFHGLAQQNTLILPVFNRFENPHKTTTESGNNFVRLNDEGKSHLHYPAANLISEVDLLTEIAHRIHGTNPIDWRKLQDTRYVRQLIAQTIPGYEQMAAIDKTQTEFTISGRIFSEPKFATPSGKAAMFVTPLPKLTLPQPQDFGIPAAIPSLVVVLGTGRSYSQHNTVVYKTGDKYRGMPHRNCILMNRSDANQAGFHEHQRVTVQGDAGKLENVEIIYGAIRSGAAMMFYPEVNAIFKAKIDPKSGTPAFKRVPVVLYAAPSAALIPAPNA; this is encoded by the coding sequence ATGGATGCTCCCAAACCGATCGCTTCTGATGTCTCTAATACTCCGTCGATCGAGCCTCAGCCTGAAATTCATCAACCTGAAATTCATTCCAACACACCTGAATCAGGTGGCGGATTTTCAGTTATTGAATATTGGGCAGAAAAGACCCTTTCCCCTGATGGCTTCAAGCTCTGGCAAACCCTAACCCATAAAAGTGCTTGTCTTTCCTGTGCCTGGGGAACGGGTGGACAAAAGGGAGGTTTTACGAATGAAGTGGGAGAAAAAGTCCAGCGCTGTATGAAAAGCGTGGAGGCGATCGTTGCCGAGCTTCAGCCACCGATTGCAGAACACTTTTTTGAGCGATATAGCATTTCTGAACTGCAGCAGCTGACCTCGATGGAAGCCGATCGATTGGGGCGGTTGAGCTTTCCGGTCATTTTGCGATCGGGCAGTTCGCGCTATCAGCGGATCTCTTGGGCAGAAGTGTTTGCGATGGCAGAACAGGCATTTTTAAAGGAGCCAGAGCGGGTGGCTTCTTATAGTTCGGGACGATCGTCGAATGAAGCGGCGTTTTTGCTGCAATTGATGATGCGGGCACTCGGTTCTAACAACCTGGCAGACTGTTCTGATTTGTGTCACGCGCCTTCAACCGTAGGCTTAAAGCAAATGTTTGGTTCTGGCACCTCAATGGTGAGCCTGGAAAGTTTGAAGCAGAGTGATTGTGTGGTGTTAATTGGCTCAAATGCGCCTGCAAATCATCCGCGTTTAATGAATGAATTAATTGAATTGCGCGATCGGGGCGGTAAAGTCATTGTCATTAATCCCACGGTCGAAGTTGGGCTCGTGAAATTTGCTTCTCCAGCCTTTCCCATCAAGTCATTGTTAAGCGGCGGCTCAGACATTTCCTCACTTTATCTTCAGCCCATTCCCGGTAGCGATACGGCTCTGTTTATTGGCATTCAAAAATCACTGATCGAGCAGAATTTAGTGCAGTGGAACTATCTTCGATCGCACACTGAAAACTGGGAAGCAATTATTGAACAAGCGCGATCGATCGGTTGGCAAACAATTACTGAAACCTGCGGTATTTCTCAGGCTGAAATTGCAGCAGCAGCTCGGATGATTGGCAGATCGAATGCGGTTGTCTTTGCCTGGGCAATGGGAATTACGCATCACGAAAACGGGGTTGATAACGTTCATAGCATTGGCAATACAGCTCTGCTGACGGGAAACGCAGGCAAACCAGGGGCAGGCACAATGCCGATTCGGGGACATTCAAACGTTCAGGGCTTCGGCTCGATGGGCGTGACCGTTCATTTGAAAAAAGAAATTCAGGAAGCACTTGAAAAACTGTTGGATCGATCGCTCAGTCGAGTCCAGGGTTATGATGCGCGTGCCCTTATGGAAGCGGCAGATGCAGGAAAAATCGATACGCTGTTCTGTCTGGGCGGTAATTTGTATGCGGCAAATCCGGATCTGACCCAGGCAAAACGCGCTTTCAGCCAGATTGAAACTGTCTTTTATGTGGCAACGAAGCCAAACCTGGGACATTTCCACGGCTTAGCGCAGCAAAATACGCTGATTCTGCCCGTTTTCAATCGATTTGAGAATCCTCATAAAACCACGACTGAATCGGGCAATAATTTTGTCCGGCTCAACGATGAGGGCAAGAGCCATTTGCATTACCCAGCAGCAAATTTGATCTCTGAGGTGGATTTGCTGACAGAGATTGCCCATCGCATTCACGGTACAAACCCGATCGACTGGCGCAAACTGCAAGACACACGCTATGTTCGGCAACTGATTGCCCAAACGATTCCCGGCTATGAACAGATGGCGGCGATCGACAAGACCCAAACAGAATTCACGATTTCCGGGCGCATCTTCTCTGAACCAAAATTTGCGACCCCTTCCGGCAAAGCGGCAATGTTTGTGACACCATTACCCAAACTAACGCTCCCCCAACCGCAAGACTTTGGCATTCCAGCAGCAATTCCGAGCCTGGTAGTGGTCTTAGGCACTGGACGCAGCTACTCGCAGCACAATACTGTTGTTTACAAAACCGGGGACAAATATCGTGGGATGCCCCACCGTAACTGTATTTTGATGAACCGATCGGACGCTAACCAGGCAGGCTTTCATGAACATCAGCGCGTGACGGTTCAAGGCGATGCAGGCAAACTGGAAAACGTTGAAATCATCTATGGTGCAATTCGTTCAGGAGCCGCCATGATGTTTTACCCCGAAGTCAATGCCATCTTTAAGGCAAAAATTGACCCGAAATCGGGCACTCCAGCTTTCAAGCGCGTTCCTGTGGTTTTATATGCTGCGCCTTCTGCCGCCCTCATACCTGCCCCTAATGCATAA
- a CDS encoding DUF1294 domain-containing protein: MKSTLRKGILVTWKDDRGFGFIKPVDGSQEIFIHITAFKDTSYRPKHGDLIYYYLTSDNNGRSCACNAFISKESRQISSLSKDISAKNKHKNKSVVSTILVIIVLPIIPLLGIIKLALTSSSSLPVFLYLSPTFLYLGMSLLTYLLYAEDKLRAKRGERRISEKNLHLAEMMGGWIGAFIAQRNLNHKSKKRSYQIEFWLIVTTHLMFWIVVLCFA, translated from the coding sequence ATGAAATCTACCTTGCGTAAAGGGATACTCGTAACTTGGAAAGACGATCGAGGATTTGGTTTTATTAAGCCAGTCGATGGTAGCCAAGAAATCTTTATTCACATTACAGCTTTCAAAGATACAAGTTATCGCCCCAAGCATGGCGACTTAATTTATTACTATTTAACAAGTGATAACAACGGTAGAAGTTGCGCTTGCAATGCTTTTATATCAAAAGAATCACGTCAAATAAGTTCTTTATCTAAAGATATTTCTGCAAAAAACAAACATAAAAACAAATCAGTTGTATCTACAATATTAGTAATTATCGTCTTGCCCATTATTCCTCTACTGGGAATCATTAAGCTTGCTTTAACGAGTTCTAGTTCACTTCCTGTTTTTCTCTACTTATCCCCTACCTTTCTCTATTTAGGAATGAGTTTATTAACATATCTACTCTATGCTGAAGATAAGCTTCGGGCGAAAAGAGGGGAAAGAAGAATATCTGAAAAAAACTTGCATTTGGCTGAAATGATGGGTGGTTGGATCGGTGCATTCATCGCTCAACGGAACCTCAATCACAAAAGCAAAAAAAGATCGTATCAAATTGAGTTTTGGTTAATCGTGACTACTCACCTGATGTTTTGGATAGTTGTGCTTTGTTTCGCGTAA
- the psaK gene encoding photosystem I reaction center subunit PsaK, whose product MFTALLADVVARLPEWTPTISLIMLACNLLGIAIGKIGIKFPNVGPGIPVLSDSLGLSLPAILAATSFGHLIGAGVILGLTNAGII is encoded by the coding sequence TTGTTTACTGCTCTACTCGCGGATGTTGTTGCACGACTGCCTGAATGGACTCCAACCATCAGCTTGATTATGCTCGCTTGCAATCTGCTCGGAATTGCGATCGGCAAAATAGGAATTAAGTTTCCCAACGTGGGACCCGGAATTCCAGTTCTGTCTGACTCTCTAGGACTGAGCCTGCCTGCAATTTTAGCGGCAACAAGCTTCGGTCACCTTATCGGTGCGGGTGTGATCTTGGGCTTGACCAACGCTGGAATTATCTAA
- the gatA gene encoding Asp-tRNA(Asn)/Glu-tRNA(Gln) amidotransferase subunit GatA: MASIRELHDQLVNKERSAVEIAQESLDRIQQLEPKLHSFLAVTVDRALEQAKQVDAKIAAGEEIGLLAGIPIGIKDNMCTKGIQTTCGSKILQGFVPPYESTVTQKLAEAGAVMVGKTNMDEFAMGSSTESSAYQLTANPWDLERVPGGSSGGSAAAVAGDECVVALGSDTGGSIRQPASFCGVVGLKPTYGLVSRYGLVAYASSLDQIGPFGRSVEDAAILLGAIAGYDAKDSTSLKVQVPNYASALTPELNAKRKFRIGIIKETFGEGLDPIVGDAVQKAIEQLQALGAEVKEISCPQFRYGLPTYYIIAPSEASANLARYDGVKYGFRTENPDNLLNMYTQTRAEGFGAEVKRRIMIGTYALSAGYYDAYYLKAQKVRTLIKRDFEQAFEQVDVLVCPTAPTTAFKAGEKTDDPISMYLSDLMTIPVNLAGLPGISLPCGFDDKGLPIGLQMIGNVLEEEKLLQAAYAYEQATEWHLRSPKL; encoded by the coding sequence ATGGCATCCATCCGCGAGTTGCACGACCAACTAGTTAACAAAGAACGTTCTGCTGTTGAGATTGCGCAGGAGTCTCTCGATCGCATCCAGCAGCTAGAACCCAAGCTACATAGCTTTTTGGCTGTGACTGTCGATCGCGCATTAGAGCAAGCAAAACAGGTGGATGCCAAAATTGCTGCCGGAGAAGAAATTGGCTTACTGGCAGGAATTCCGATCGGCATTAAAGACAATATGTGCACGAAAGGAATTCAGACGACCTGCGGTTCCAAGATTCTGCAAGGATTTGTGCCGCCCTACGAGTCTACCGTGACTCAAAAATTGGCTGAAGCAGGGGCGGTGATGGTTGGCAAAACCAACATGGATGAGTTTGCGATGGGCAGCTCAACGGAATCTTCTGCCTATCAACTCACTGCCAATCCTTGGGATTTGGAGCGGGTTCCGGGTGGTTCTTCGGGTGGTTCGGCGGCTGCGGTTGCTGGGGATGAATGCGTTGTTGCGCTCGGTTCTGATACAGGTGGATCGATCCGTCAGCCTGCATCGTTTTGTGGCGTCGTGGGACTGAAGCCAACCTATGGTCTAGTTTCCCGGTATGGATTAGTGGCTTATGCCTCTTCGCTTGATCAAATTGGCCCATTTGGGCGATCGGTGGAAGATGCTGCAATTTTGCTGGGGGCGATTGCTGGATATGACGCAAAAGACTCGACAAGCCTCAAAGTTCAGGTTCCTAACTATGCTAGTGCTTTGACCCCTGAACTCAATGCCAAACGGAAATTCCGGATTGGGATCATCAAGGAAACCTTTGGGGAAGGACTTGACCCGATTGTGGGAGATGCAGTGCAGAAGGCGATCGAGCAGCTTCAGGCATTGGGAGCAGAGGTGAAAGAAATTTCTTGTCCGCAGTTCCGTTATGGATTGCCGACTTACTACATCATCGCGCCTTCAGAAGCTTCGGCAAATCTGGCACGCTATGACGGTGTGAAATATGGCTTCCGCACCGAAAATCCTGACAATTTGCTGAATATGTACACCCAGACTCGCGCTGAGGGTTTTGGGGCAGAAGTCAAGCGGCGCATCATGATCGGTACTTATGCGCTGTCTGCTGGATATTACGATGCTTATTATCTCAAAGCACAAAAAGTGCGAACGCTAATCAAGCGAGACTTTGAGCAAGCCTTCGAGCAAGTCGATGTGCTGGTCTGCCCGACTGCACCGACGACCGCATTTAAAGCAGGCGAAAAGACGGATGATCCAATCAGTATGTATCTTTCTGATTTGATGACGATTCCAGTCAACTTGGCAGGTCTTCCTGGTATCAGCCTTCCCTGTGGGTTTGATGATAAAGGGCTGCCGATCGGGCTGCAAATGATTGGGAATGTGCTGGAAGAAGAAAAACTGTTGCAGGCGGCTTATGCTTATGAGCAAGCTACCGAATGGCACCTCCGTTCGCCCAAGCTATAG